A window of Daucus carota subsp. sativus chromosome 2, DH1 v3.0, whole genome shotgun sequence genomic DNA:
CGACTTCTCTTCTTGCAATCTGGTAATCATAGCCATTGCCTGATTTGTAGCTACTGCAGAAGCATTTCTCTCTTCCTCTAATTCCTTATACAAAGCACCTAACAATTTCCTATCATGCTCTACCTGCCGCTTCAATCTGTCAACCACACTTTCGCCTTCGATATCACCAACAATACTTCCGTCTATAGACAAGCCAGATTCGTTCCTTTCAAGAGAAATTCTTTTTTGAAGTAAATGCATTCCCGTGCCAAGAGAAGAATCAGTACTTCTTATGTCATCAAAATTTCCTGATACTCTAGGGCTAATATCATACAAAGGTAACTCCAGACTTCGGGCAGCAGACATTTGTGACAATAACATCTTCAAATCTTCACTAAGCTTTGTAGAATCCTTCATAGATATTTGTTCTAAAAGCTTTCCAGACAACTGCCTTCTTGTATTGCCAACAGCTAGCTTATAAGCATCACCAAGATCCAAATTACTCGGCATAATTGAACCAGTGTTAGTCAGAGTGGAAATTTCACCCAAGCGTGCTTCAGTCTCTGCAAGTGGCTCACTTTCGACCTTAGCATTGACTTCACTCTCTGGAGCATTTTCCTGATCATGTTCATCTGCTTCTGGAATCATTACTGCAATAAGAGAACGCCGcaacaaattttaattagcAACACTGAGCTCTATTTTAGCCAGcattatttataaaagatattacaTTACTACATATTTTGATGCAACTCAAATAGTATGGAGATCctgtgatttaatatttaaacagaAGACTGTAAAGTGGAGAATAAGCACACCCTATGCCACAAAAGATCATACTTACATGGTTCTCCTGACACTTTAACAGGAGCACTTGTGTAATTGGATGAAGAAACCTCATGAACAGATATAAGCTCATCAGAAGCAGTTTTATGGAGCTTTGCAACATTAGATGGAGGAACCTCATCAAAAGTTATTAGGTCTGACGGGATAGGTAGATCAAACTTATGGTTGACATCTTGCGGCTTAAATTCTTTCAATCCATGGTTTACCAACAGTGCATCTGAATCTAAATCTGAAGGCTTAGAGGGAGATACAAGATGTCTAGCGGAAAGATCATTATCCACACAGCAAACAGTTTCGCTGACAATAAGACTATCTGTTTCATGAATTAAAGCTCTATCATCATAATGAGGGATCTCTGATGCACCATCAGAAGTAATCTCTGCTTTACTATATTCTACATGTGACAAAGGATCACAAGAGATATTCTTCAAACAAGAAGTTCTGCATGACATAGCTGATTCATCTATTGTTTTCTTCATTTCATCCATGTGGTGTTCGGTATTTACCAGCAAAGGTTCATTATGTTCAGAAGCATTAGCGCCAGGACTAAATGGTGCAGTGTGAAGTTTGTTTTGAGTAATTCCTCCTGAAATCCATTGCTTCTGGCAACAAGAGCAGATTTTTGTCTTTGAGAAATTATATCTACAATTCGAATCCACTAATATTTCCTTAATACCAGTGGGAGGATTGGTTCCTAATTTACCTACCAATACTCGATATGTTTCTGCATTAGACTTATTTACTGTGGCACACGAGAAGAGGCAATTCTCGCACAGCTCTTGGACATCAACAAGTTTATCGTGAACATGGCAATAAACTCGAGAAGATATCTCCAACTTATGATTGTGACATATCAAATCCCAATAGAATCCTTTCTTCTCCTTTCCTATAACGTGATCAAGTCTCGAGCAAAGCAGACAAGGAATTGGCAGCCCACATAAGCGGGCAAACTTTGTAATCAAGTATGAGAAACTTGCATCAAAGAACAGCATAAACATTAAAAGCCACTCAAGAACAACCAAGGCCAGAGACATTGAAATTCTCTGgtacatatattttaatctaCCAGAAGGTGATACTCTTTCATCCATCCAAGACAAAGTTAAGCGAAACTTAAAACCAGTTAAGCTGATATCTGTTAACTTTTTGAACCGAGATTAATTCCCAAACTGCAACCCGGAAACTGAAAAATGCAGAAAGAGGGAAAGATACATAAGTCTTCCAACATATATGGAATGGAAGCAGCCCAAGCAGGACAGGTGATACAACCAGAGAAAAGCATAGACATAATCACAGTTCCCCTAGAGCATCACgacattaaattaatatatttaggcAAACATCTATTCTCCCCACAACATTATAGCATTCCTCACTTTCCTGCACATTACTTTTCCCCGAGGCAGGTTGGCCACGACAATGTCAAACCGACACTAGATACTAATAatcattaataatttaatatctataacaGCAAAAAACACCCCAATTCACACAAATTTCTGTTACACTAAAAAACCTAAATTAAACTTGAATCATTCAGTAGAAAAAATGATCACCGTGTCGCCACATCACTTGCACCATCCACACTCACAAGACCTTACATCTAACATTTTAACTCAAGCTAACAaaaccacacacacacacacagagagagagagagagagagaggccaGAAGCATACATATTAAAACAGTGAAGGTAAAAACAGAGAACTGAATGAATCTAATTATCTAACACAGTAAAGGATCACAATATAAAAGTACAATCATGATCAGTACTCGGAAGCAATTCATAAACCAAGAACTCTACAATCACAACAAGAAAGTATGAACCAGAAAGCAAACCTGAAGAAACAAGAAACCCAGAAATAAAGAGATGGAAAGAAGCGATCTTGAAGCTGAAAGATAAATTATAAAGAGTGGATCAagagaagagaaagaagaagaagtgGTAAGTTGAAACGGAAAGTGCAGTGGAAACAGATGCGCACGATGTTGTCTTTAGTTGTAATAAAAAGACTGGGGAGCCGACAAAACACAAAAGATAGAGATAGTCGGCTCCAACTAGGACTCCCTTTGTATTTGACTGCCGAAAGCCCTCTAAACCCACAGCCGCCAGTCCACCTCGCCCCAACTCACTTACTCGTAGGTCCATGGTACATGTTTCGAGTTTTCgttttttatatcaaactagttgagaatccgcgtgttgcggcggcctataaaaattatgttaataatttaatattaatatttgtagaatgcaataattttgtgactttctataagaaatatattaatgattaaaaatcaatatttgtgggataaaataaattttatattataaaaattttgatgtaataccaatactaatatataaaattgcaaaattggactataatttacggtgaaaaaatgaaaataagtttctacacgtaattaacaatttaaagcacgacgaatcttaattttatttgtgttttttttaaaaataatcatgttcttatatTGTCACTTTCCTTCAATTTTTTGGATTGactgtgcacaaaaacatctaacttaaatccgtgagatagtggtctataactaccctggCTTGTaacaaactttattttttaatactgcataaacagccttcacttaaaagaacggagcaaacagataatgcatgaataattttttcatgtatacaaagtaaatcatataaaaattaacaacaacaaacatgtccgatgaacaaaacaaatattacaaaaaaaaaaccaacaaacatacatcactaatagttaatttatcgatatcatccatcaaaatcatgtcaagactatattcttctcccgtgtttggatttgttgactcccacatacctttgcttgcaacaacctttattttttctaataccgtgtaaacagccttcacttatcgttggaGCAGaaaaacggcaccaccgagttagaaaccGAGCAATAAAACTATCAGAAAgatgtgtttagatgatctaaaaccctacaacctatacgggtatttataggtgcagagagacctgtgtgctactttttcccataattatataatccgaaacaaaatcagattaaaactttcaagctgatatattccataaataatctaaaacaaaatcagattctgaaacttacttttaatatatccgaaactaaaaaagtaattctaatttttgatatttttcatccaaaaatttcagaaaaatagaacggagcgatgtgaaaaatgccacctacacgcctctcgcttctcctttatataagtatattaattttaaaattatatatattatttttaccaaaaataaaataaatatttaatttagttattgattaatttttattccaTAATTTACCgaactaattaaaaatctaattATTCATTAGTCATCTTATTAATTTCTAATCAATTCATATTAATTTctaatcaattcaattaattttcgATTATTCTTTATTTTGTGTCAAAAGTCGAATCTCGCTTTTCACGACACACCTCGAGAGTATATTTATACATTCGAACTCAATTGTTTACCATATATCTATTTAAACACTCGACTTtgtaaaggaaaaaaaatctcGAAATGCCAGAACTTTCTACTCATCACCACAGTGAATAGAGACAATAAATGTATCATGCACATCTGAGAAGAATAATTTCACAAAATCTGTTATTGTGAACTCAAAATTATTCCAATTTGTATATcagtaaatttaaattatatgttaGTAAACAGATTCATAGATGCATGGTCAAGTCCAGCATTGCCTAATGCCTGCACTTGAACTTGAGAATTGTTGTGACCTCTGCAAGCCAGCTGAATTCGCTCAACGGATAAGCGAATCCCTATCATATGAAGATACTACAGAGGCACGGTTCTTGTTCGCGAACCACAAAATCTTTCAGAGCTGCAGTTTGTACAGGTCATGCCCGGAAGTGGCAGAAGTGATCGGACAGAATCTGATGGAAAAGGCGTATGGCACAGCCGGAACCAAATACTTTTCATGGCAACTTGGCGACCAACTATCATCTCCTCCCACACCCATATGCTTGTGATCAAGATGAACCTGcattagaaaaaataaatcatatataatattgcTATATCAATCATCAATGTATAACCATTTCTTGCCCAAAAATACGTAGAACAGCAACTAAGTCGTGTTTGTCTAAAGACCTGGTAACAAAACTAGGAGTCCCCCCCTGTGATGATTCAATGTCCAGTGCAAGTAATTTATGCAGGTGTTTATAACAAGAGTTTTTTATCTTGATTATATTTCAGAATTTAAGATCAATGACAGCAAGATTTATTCCTTACGCACTCTATACTATTTTTTATCTCTTCTAGTTGCTCATATCATATAGAATATGTGTTATGTTCCATTGTCATGAACTTGTTTTTGGATAAGTCTTTTAAcgttataaaactaaattattgCATTTAATGAAGTCAATAAATGGAATATAcctcaacataatctcctttaATAAGTTCTTCATTGTGTGTCGCTCGGTCAAGCTCTTCTGTGGTGTAGTAACTTGCATTCATTTGCATAGGTGGAGACTCACCATATATGCTCGTAAAGAGTCCACAACCTTCTTTGTTCAAAAATGTTGCCCACCTCACATCTGCCCTACCTGAACATTCTCCAGGAACAATATATGGGACATGCATATCATCGACATTCATTTCATATACTCCAACATGGGCAGCTGATTTTCGGTCTGGATAGCATTCAAATGGCCCCTTGCCAAACCACTTGACATGGTTCACAGATTTGTCCAAGTGGAATTCAACTCCAACACGCGGCAATGGTGGAAGATTTGGAGTTGGAATCACATTGCATTTCATAACAATATCTCCAGTACCATGGATGAAGTATCcaacattaattttaaaaagaacgTCTGAATCTTTCGACTCGGAGACAGTTTTCTCCTTATGTTTTACTACACCAAGATAGACAACTGCTACTTCCAGAAGACTGTCTGTCTTATTCCCAATGGTACAACTTTCAGTCAGGAAGGATACAGCAtcaagattagcagctttccaCCTTGAATAGTAACTTTTTGACTCTCCTCCTTTGTCATTATCTGTCGGTGCTCGCCAGAAGCAGGGGAATATCCCTTTCTGCAAAACTCGAGTCCCTTCAACCTACCAGTCATGACATTACCATGAGATATTAAGGAAAGAGCATAACTTAGAAACggttttaatgtttaaattttataggTTTACACGTATAGGTtgctttataatttgaaatttgaattgaattataACTTGTAATCCCAAGTCCTCCTGGCTGCTTCACTTTCAGTTTATGCAAAAAAAGTAACTAATTTAATCAAACCCAAAAATCAATTACCGTCCAACTATCAATGGCGCCAGTGCACTTGTTTATCTTTATCTCCCACAACTTATGGTTGCTTACTCTTATAGCATCTTCCGTGATTTCACTAGAGAAAGTGGCATCTTTCACTTTGATCACCTAAAATCCATAGATTGAAACGAACAGTTGTTGCACATAAATCCTATAAATTAATGAGGATATAGATTACTTCTGGACAGGCAACTGGACTATAGATTATAGAAAGACAGCTTACATGGGCTATAGATTCATGCTGAACAGGTAGCTGGATTTGTGAAGACAAAATGAAATGACCAGATTCAGACCACCGCGTAGAGTGCAGAAGCTTCCCAGTTATTGTCATAAAGTTTTCAGCAGCAGATGATGAAGACCAAAGCTGATACCAAACACCTGACTCCCACTTTATTTCGAAACTCTTTTGTGGTTCAATTGTTGGTGCAGAGAGGATCCCGGATCCAAGTTCACATCCATCACCATAAAGGGTCCAGTCAAACACTAAACCTTCTGTTGTATCAAAAAAGTGGGTGTTGGTGATCTACAaggtaaaaacaaaaaaaaataattaaaataagacAATTTAATTTAAGAGCCATCAAATGCATAGAAAATATGATGATACCTTAATTATGCCGTCTTCGAGTGACACCTTGATTGGCTGGTAACAATACTTGACCTCTAGAATAACAATCAACTTGATTATCTTGTATAAAGTATGCCATCTTTGAAAAAATGTGAGAACTTCTTGTCTTGGATAAACTTGGTATAACATGTCGTCTAAATTACTTACCGTGCACTGCAGGATGAATAGATCGATCTGGCCACACTATACCATTAAGACAAAAGTTCAAATCATTCGGGATATCACCAAAATCACCTCCATACGCCCAATGCTTAGTGCCATCAGAACCTTCCTTCAACAATCCCTGCACAGAAAGCAAACACTTAAAACTTTCTAATGACATGAAACATCAGAAATGGTGGGAAGGGAGCTtctaaaagttcaaaaaaaaaaagggtaacATAATGGACACCTGAGGAGAGGTGGTgcgatatattaataattttttcaaaagaatgTAAGCAAATTAAAGGTTCAACATGTAAACAATGTAGCTGTTTGCAATCTAATATCGTTTTGGGCTTGATCAGAGTCAAATATACAAATTGCCACAGTTCTGAACTATAGTTGAGATCACAACTTGTGGCTATTAGATGTCAAACTTCACTCATCTGGTTTACAGTTTGTTTCTTGATACACAACTTTGCACAAACATCTGTTTAAGTCTGTTACAAATAGTAGAGCCCTTCCAGCTTATATACTGTATATGATCTCTGACTGTTCACAAGGCTTCATAactattgttggagttgaagagatataatttgattattttaccGTTATGTCTCTCATGAAACAAGATCATGAATTTTTTTGCTACCAGGTTAACAGTGCATCATACAAAAACTTAGTAACATAACAACTGGAATTTTCACATAATAATGAACATTAGACAGATGAGGGATTTGTTGACTGGAACCTGATCAACCCAATCCCAGATAAAGCCCCCCTGAAGACCAAAAGTAGTATCGATCGCCTTCCAGTATTCATCAAGACTTCCATTGCTGTTTCCCATTGCATGCGAATACCTGTCAACGCATCAAAACAGTTTTAGTTGATTAAAATCCATGTCTAAGAATAAACAGAGGTGCAAAATCAGAGAAAAGGAGAACACACTCGCATAATATCACAGGCCGTGTTTCATTAGGATCTTGGGCTATTTTAACTATGTCCCATACACGCATGTACATCGGACACACTACATCTGTAGCAGTCGTCCTAGATCCACCACCTTCATAGTGTAAAGGCCTTGATGGATCCTTACCACGTATCCAGCCTGAAACAAGTCATTTATGACCATGACTAAATTAAAATGTCATTATATAATGTCTTAAAACAGTGTTTACATAagtcaaataaaagtttgaaatcTAGATGCTTTAAGAGATAGGTGGTTGCTCTGACTAGTTTTTAAAAACAAGTATCAATGCGGAATGTGTATAGCTGGAAATGTAACATGACTACTGAGTATGAGGAGCAGATTGGTAAATACAACAAACCTGTAGACATTTAATATGGATTAGTAAAAGGGAAAATGCATGCCTGATAATACAGATTTACAGCAGGTATGGTTTGGTCCCATAAGTTGGCTACATAGACATGACGTCATGGGAATACCAAGCTTTGaggatttttattattttattcccAAAAATGTAAAAGTCGAGACCAGTGCATTCTGTATTCAATGCAAATACGAACCGGAACCAGTGGCTCACTACCTCTGTCTGAAGAttggagaaaaaataaaatttaaactttgaCCTTAATACATATGAATAATCGTCAAGTTCACATTGAATGATTGtgcatttagaaaatcacacGACTTCAGATCGAACTGGAACTGTAAGATTTTAAGAAACAGTAAATGGACCTAATGTATTACTAAATATAGAGTGAAGAAAGAGGCTGGCTTTGCTTTTTTAAACagtcttataaaattatatttgacgTAAAGAGAATAATAAGTAACACTTCATAATTTCTATTAAATCAAGTCAAGAGATGCTCCATTATATAAAATGTCAGATACCAGCAAGTGCATCATGATTGGGACCATATTTTGCCTCATTCCCCAAGGACCATAAAATAATGCATGCATGATTTTTGTCCCTCTCAACCATGCCGATGACACGATCCAACATAGCTGAAGCCCATACTGGTTCCTTGGTGGGATGCTTGAAATGTCCAGTATAATCAAAACCATGCGTCTCAATGTTGGCTTCATCAATCATGTACATTCCGAACAGATCGCACAATTCATACCACCGTGGATGTTGCGGATAATGGCTGTTTCTTACagcatttatattattttgctTCATTAAAACCAAATcctgaaaaagaaaataaactttgATGTTAGAGCCATGATTGCCAACTAGCACTTTTACTGATGTGTGGAAAAACTATGGCTAATGGGAACTAGAACTACATATGGTGTCACCTTAaccatgcaggactccaagttTGTTTTTCCAAGACGTGGATGGTGTTCATGCCTGTTTACCCCTCTTATGACAACTGGTTGCCCATTTACAAGAAGCTGTTTTGGAGCTTTTGAGATCATGCGTATGCCTACTTGTGATGATTCACAATCAATAATTTGGCCTGACGCATCTTTGAGGGTGACAACAAGAGTATACAAATTTGGCTGTGAAAACATGAGGGCAATGTTAGATGAGCTCATCATGCatagataaattaaaatatccGACCATACTGCAAACACGACAACATATTTCTCATTAATGTTCACATGGCAGCAGTATGTGATATCAAGTAAAAACAGTAGTATGCTAGTTGCCAGGACATGATTATGAGAAGTTTATAAAAAGGTGAGAATACTTACGTGCTCCGCTGTCCAAAGCTTGGGCATTTTAAGTTTTCCTGAAAGCATGTATCCATGGAAACCAAGAACTCCTGCAGGTGGTGGAcaaaatttcaaatgacatACATCAGCCGAAAGCAGATCAACCTGCCCATCACTGTCAGAAAAGCTTCCAGTATCATAGACTGCAGCTTCGATAGTGAAGTTTTTGAGGAAATTATCCTTGGATGTTTCTTTTGAGTCATCAATGAGAACTTCAACCTgaattttaaacataaaatataatcatttgttTATAACAAGATGCTGCCAGGACTTCTAGGTGTATTTAACCAGATATACCGGAACGGCAGATTTATTGACTCATATATCTTTTCTGCATGCAATAGTATTATTCATTCGGTAAATAAGATTGAAGCAACATAATAAGGATCAAGCACAGACTACTATAATagtaatttacaaaaaatatggAAAAAAACAAGGTATTGCACAGACTATTAGTCATACTGATAGCAAAAGTTTGGTGATATATGAAGAACAGTAGGGACAAACTACAATTAGAAATTAATGAAAAACTGTAAGGATGAGCTGTGGCTATTATATCCAAGAGTTATACATCTAGTTTAGAGAGAACTAGTCATACTGGATACAAACGACTACATCAGCCTTACTTACAGGTGAAAAGAATCACGATTAAAAGTAGAAAGCTGGTTTTTATAAGCGAGTACAATCTAGTCCAGATAGAATTACCTCAGAAAATCTGAACTAGTTTAATTAACGATAACAACTGAAGTGTGGGATAAGAATTGTTATACTTATACATGTAGCAGAGTAGAACAATTTTCAAGTAAGTGCAAGTGAAGCAATTCAAGTATGAACattaagaagaaaaattaacaaTATCCTTGCAAAATCAAGATGTACCTGTAAATCAGCAGAAGAGAAATCTTTCTCCAAGTTTGATCTAAAGAAATAGTCCATGATGAACACCTGCACACACAAAATTTCTCATCCAATTATGTGAGTAAAATACTTACTATATTCTTCTAGagtaaataatcaataattacgATGGCGATGTTTGTCACAGTTTCCAATTTTTCAGATTCACCATCCACCGCAAAAACTTATAGTCTGATCTGCTTTTACAGCCAAGAAAACTGTAGTGTCTATCACAACTGCTAATACTTGAACATAAGTGTGAAGTGATCTTCACCATAAGTTGAGTCAATAGCTTATAGTGGCAGATTGTATTTATTCTTCATATTTCAAATACAGAACTATCTAATCATTATAATAAACCAGAAACATACAAAGTTTTGCAAATTCCATCTTACATTAATTTTCTAGACAGGTGATTTAGCAAATACTTAAGTAGAGGATtacagaataaaaaaaaaataatgacatTCATACCAGTATTAGCTTTTTCTAGAGAGTAAACACaggcttttcaaaaaaattctgaTTCAAAGATTATTAATGACCATCTGTTCTGAAGTAGACGATCCCAAGCTTGTCTAACACCTTACCATAGAAAAATAATTTCTCATGATAAAGAATGATATATATCGCGTAAGCATATACACACTTTTACCATTAGCCtttgtttattaataatatgCACAACAAAAGGACAAAAAGCAATGTCATTACCTTATTAGTTTTAGCACATCTTTACTACAAACTTCTAGTGCTAAAAAGTGTATACATGCAAATTCACTGGTAAGTAGCacctgatttttttttctagaaataaaatagaaaatagacATCGATGTTATATACAAACCTGTGGTTTGGATAGAAGTAGCACGTCACGGTGAATACCAGATAACCACCAGTGGTCTTGATCTTCAAGATA
This region includes:
- the LOC108209172 gene encoding uncharacterized protein LOC108209172; translation: MASFVGPPVPLPKNGYKAYEDPSFIKWNKRDAHVTLRCQDSVEGSLRYWHERNKVNLLASQSAVWDDDAVSQALDCAALWVKDLPFVKSLSGYWNFLLASSPASVPSNFYDNSFQDSTWDKIPVPSNWEMHGFGRPIYTNVVYPFPLNPPRVPDDNPTGCYRTYFNLPKEWEGRRIFLHFEAVDSAFHAWINGVAIGYSQDSRLPAEFEITSLCHSCGSQKQNVLAVQVYRWSDGSYLEDQDHWWLSGIHRDVLLLSKPQVFIMDYFFRSNLEKDFSSADLQVEVLIDDSKETSKDNFLKNFTIEAAVYDTGSFSDSDGQVDLLSADVCHLKFCPPPAGVLGFHGYMLSGKLKMPKLWTAEHPNLYTLVVTLKDASGQIIDCESSQVGIRMISKAPKQLLVNGQPVVIRGVNRHEHHPRLGKTNLESCMVKDLVLMKQNNINAVRNSHYPQHPRWYELCDLFGMYMIDEANIETHGFDYTGHFKHPTKEPVWASAMLDRVIGMVERDKNHACIILWSLGNEAKYGPNHDALAGWIRGKDPSRPLHYEGGGSRTTATDVVCPMYMRVWDIVKIAQDPNETRPVILCEYSHAMGNSNGSLDEYWKAIDTTFGLQGGFIWDWVDQGLLKEGSDGTKHWAYGGDFGDIPNDLNFCLNGIVWPDRSIHPAVHEVKYCYQPIKVSLEDGIIKITNTHFFDTTEGLVFDWTLYGDGCELGSGILSAPTIEPQKSFEIKWESGVWYQLWSSSSAAENFMTITGKLLHSTRWSESGHFILSSQIQLPVQHESIAHVIKVKDATFSSEITEDAIRVSNHKLWEIKINKCTGAIDSWTVEGTRVLQKGIFPCFWRAPTDNDKGGESKSYYSRWKAANLDAVSFLTESCTIGNKTDSLLEVAVVYLGVVKHKEKTVSESKDSDVLFKINVGYFIHGTGDIVMKCNVIPTPNLPPLPRVGVEFHLDKSVNHVKWFGKGPFECYPDRKSAAHVGVYEMNVDDMHVPYIVPGECSGRADVRWATFLNKEGCGLFTSIYGESPPMQMNASYYTTEELDRATHNEELIKGDYVEVHLDHKHMGVGGDDSWSPSCHEKYLVPAVPYAFSIRFCPITSATSGHDLYKLQL
- the LOC108192547 gene encoding myosin-binding protein 1 — its product is MDERVSPSGRLKYMYQRISMSLALVVLEWLLMFMLFFDASFSYLITKFARLCGLPIPCLLCSRLDHVIGKEKKGFYWDLICHNHKLEISSRVYCHVHDKLVDVQELCENCLFSCATVNKSNAETYRVLVGKLGTNPPTGIKEILVDSNCRYNFSKTKICSCCQKQWISGGITQNKLHTAPFSPGANASEHNEPLLVNTEHHMDEMKKTIDESAMSCRTSCLKNISCDPLSHVEYSKAEITSDGASEIPHYDDRALIHETDSLIVSETVCCVDNDLSARHLVSPSKPSDLDSDALLVNHGLKEFKPQDVNHKFDLPIPSDLITFDEVPPSNVAKLHKTASDELISVHEVSSSNYTSAPVKVSGEPLMIPEADEHDQENAPESEVNAKVESEPLAETEARLGEISTLTNTGSIMPSNLDLGDAYKLAVGNTRRQLSGKLLEQISMKDSTKLSEDLKMLLSQMSAARSLELPLYDISPRVSGNFDDIRSTDSSLGTGMHLLQKRISLERNESGLSIDGSIVGDIEGESVVDRLKRQVEHDRKLLGALYKELEEERNASAVATNQAMAMITRLQEEKSALHMEALQCLRMMEEQAEYDVEALQKANDLIADKEKEIKDLEAAVELYREKLGNESLVHFVTEPYSDIKTEDLGVENTQLA